One stretch of Rosistilla oblonga DNA includes these proteins:
- a CDS encoding tetratricopeptide repeat protein, with protein sequence MRKQAFFLNLRTIFTAFLITLGVSATAEDSFRAGLAELAAGSFEKAAATLAEFVKKNPEHPAAVQAMCGNGQALSAMGRNAEAADVFEAALKRRSNRVREAPIRLSCAKCQLHAGRYSAAAEHAHQAIQVSTSPSERAAAYPMLISALCEDERCSEAWLHLQKGADSGELDPNVTVSLAKKVAADALKQGEAKTAREAFGWQMENDQDDRGKQEAALGYAWAQAALATTPTEAADALLEYVDNYPKSPGAARALLAAARKQIDADQTPVAIELLQRLYAQYADASETVDGLTLLIQIAQKAGDEELLQETRAHLAQQHTDTPAARSVLHLAIADAAKSGDDAKFEAVASVVFNAGDPQLVAQTLDRLSETAGNEIVLRFADAGLQRMIDPQQHIVTGAIIDWLFEHQHWSVITEATAKMPAEVLVSNQHQGAVIAESLQRLGSSKAAYDLFTRLAAGSEPTFVVLLRRSELAVQVGSVDEATQAIAAATAAAESSRDRQYVQIVAAQLAIRRADFDSSRKLLDTVVLSPAADQRLRGRAQWLIGETYFMQRDYRAAIDAYRRCETLFPESGWGAAALLQAGKAFEKMGNFRDAAVCYTSLLNKHAKSPYARLASRRLGWIGNETTR encoded by the coding sequence ATGCGCAAACAAGCGTTTTTCCTGAATCTTCGCACGATTTTCACGGCGTTTCTAATCACCTTGGGCGTCTCCGCGACGGCGGAGGATTCGTTTCGGGCCGGTCTGGCCGAATTGGCTGCCGGTTCGTTCGAAAAGGCGGCGGCGACGCTGGCTGAATTCGTCAAGAAGAATCCCGAGCATCCCGCTGCGGTCCAAGCGATGTGCGGAAACGGCCAAGCTCTCTCGGCGATGGGACGCAATGCCGAAGCAGCGGACGTCTTCGAAGCTGCACTCAAACGGCGAAGCAACCGCGTGCGTGAAGCTCCCATTCGCTTGAGTTGCGCCAAGTGCCAGCTGCACGCCGGCCGCTATTCCGCCGCCGCCGAACACGCGCACCAGGCGATCCAGGTCTCCACATCGCCCAGCGAACGAGCGGCCGCCTATCCGATGCTGATCTCCGCCCTGTGCGAAGACGAGCGATGCAGCGAAGCCTGGTTGCATCTGCAGAAAGGAGCCGACTCGGGTGAACTCGATCCCAACGTCACCGTCTCGCTAGCAAAGAAGGTCGCCGCCGACGCGCTGAAGCAGGGCGAAGCCAAGACGGCTCGCGAAGCCTTCGGCTGGCAGATGGAAAACGATCAAGACGACCGCGGCAAACAGGAAGCCGCTCTCGGCTACGCCTGGGCTCAAGCCGCATTGGCGACGACGCCGACCGAAGCAGCCGATGCGTTGTTGGAATACGTCGACAACTATCCCAAGTCGCCCGGCGCCGCGCGAGCTTTGCTAGCTGCAGCACGGAAGCAGATCGACGCCGACCAGACGCCGGTAGCTATCGAGTTGCTGCAACGCTTGTACGCCCAATACGCCGATGCTAGCGAGACCGTCGACGGCCTGACGCTGCTGATCCAGATCGCTCAGAAAGCTGGCGACGAGGAACTGCTGCAAGAAACACGAGCTCACTTGGCTCAACAACACACCGACACTCCCGCCGCTCGCAGCGTATTGCACTTGGCGATCGCCGACGCGGCAAAATCGGGGGACGACGCAAAGTTCGAAGCGGTCGCGTCGGTCGTCTTTAACGCGGGCGATCCGCAGTTGGTCGCTCAGACGTTGGACCGCTTGAGCGAGACGGCGGGGAACGAGATCGTGCTGCGATTTGCCGACGCGGGTCTGCAACGGATGATCGATCCGCAGCAGCACATCGTCACCGGAGCGATCATCGATTGGTTGTTTGAACACCAGCATTGGTCGGTGATCACCGAAGCGACAGCCAAAATGCCAGCCGAGGTGTTGGTTAGCAACCAACACCAGGGAGCTGTGATCGCCGAGAGTTTGCAGCGTTTGGGAAGTTCTAAGGCAGCTTATGATTTATTCACGCGATTGGCGGCCGGTTCCGAGCCGACATTTGTAGTGTTGTTGCGGCGATCCGAACTGGCGGTGCAGGTCGGTTCGGTCGATGAAGCTACACAGGCGATTGCCGCGGCGACGGCCGCAGCCGAATCGTCTCGCGATCGGCAATACGTCCAGATCGTGGCAGCTCAGTTGGCCATTCGCCGCGCCGACTTTGATAGCTCGCGAAAACTACTCGACACCGTGGTGCTGTCCCCCGCAGCGGATCAACGCTTGCGTGGCCGAGCCCAGTGGTTGATCGGCGAAACCTATTTCATGCAGCGAGATTACCGTGCCGCTATCGACGCCTACCGCCGTTGCGAGACGTTGTTCCCCGAATCGGGATGGGGAGCCGCGGCGTTGCTGCAAGCCGGCAAGGCGTTTGAAAAGATGGGTAACTTTCGCGACGCCGCCGTTTGCTACACAAGTCTGCTGAACAAACATGCCAAATCACCATACGCTCGTCTGGCCAGCCGCCGCCTCGGCTGGATCGGAAACGAAACGACTCGCTAA
- a CDS encoding DEAD/DEAH box helicase family protein, with translation MTSPFLQVAQADWIAANALAFAIFDGYPVATGHALVVTRRLVPTWFDATPAEQVALMELVNVVKEKLDETLRPRPDGYNVGFNSGAASGQTVDHVHIHVIPRYLGDVEDPRGGVRHVIPDKANYLAPPADSQAHDQENSGPTLSIGYPESPLWDQLAWRIVAAKSVDVLVSFVQSSGLEVIEERLFEAIANQAVVRILVSDYLYISDPRALRTLLGWCDLATESVPAGQLQAKLIETAKLSSRPASFHPKAWRIVEGASDFISVGSSNLSKPALLTGVEWNLLSSTKEPATSHTQFSEAFDSLWDVASPLTPASVTEYTAAAKTYHQTHVVPNQPEAQEIPNPRPWQLEALKSLAQIRAAGHRRALVAVATGMGKTWLAALDACQYGMTIKRRPRVLIVAHRAHILAQAEAVVSRMLDHRFAEGSTAWYIGDRSELAGELVVASVQKLSRPEGLQRLADEHFDYLIMDEVHHAHAPSYRRVLAQIRCDFALGLTATPERTDGVDVATIFDDNLAYHATIGDGISEDALVPFHYVGIKDTVDFRQIPWRNGRFDVAELEVQVEQSERMQKLWLAMENHPAKRTLVFCCSRRHALFARDWLRTKGVSAAAVFSGDGSDAYGESLDQLRDGKLQALCVVDMFNEGLDIPAVDRVVMLRPTESKIIFLQQLGRGLRAAEGKSRLLVLDFVGNHRIFAQRIVHLLSLQSGCDQWQSLRDWLAGKPLQLPEGCLLDVELDAKDMLKEFLPQGRTAAIEGYRGLRDELGRRPTAMEVFSRGYLPRAISAAEGSWFEFVHAEEDLDPDEAEVVSRFTDWLKTLETTNLNKSYKMVVLRVLLDSGQLFAGVDLFDFAKQCRSYMQRHDVLRRDLEGTQHAIDHDKATDQEWAKWWIKWPISRWLAPQNNAVWFKRSGDRFETTIDCPVHVRAALESMTEELVDWRLAAYTRSRRLTATESPEHIVFEAKVSHASGRPILFLPDKSKVPGRPVGPTPMQLPDGAMWEFKMVKIACNVAAPAGETKNQLGELLKSWFGPDAGLPGTNFRVLFKSQNGRWSVAPCDVEATDASEPATTESSEIPQILPEISDPKKFTTHAPVYDLSVAAGQWGPEGVPAEIGWIAVDDRRLEKGMFAAHVIGHSMEPVIPNDAWCLFRPITPGTREGKLLLVQVNTHLDPEEGGRYTVKRYHSTKRVDEDGWQHTTIQLQPLNPDYKPIDITPEDAEDLRVIGEFICVIDPAQGT, from the coding sequence ATGACCTCTCCGTTCCTTCAAGTCGCACAAGCCGATTGGATCGCCGCCAATGCATTGGCGTTTGCGATCTTCGATGGATATCCCGTTGCGACGGGGCATGCGTTGGTTGTTACACGTCGACTGGTGCCGACGTGGTTTGATGCAACACCGGCAGAACAAGTCGCGCTGATGGAACTCGTCAACGTCGTGAAAGAAAAGCTCGACGAAACGCTTCGCCCGCGTCCCGATGGATACAACGTAGGTTTTAATTCGGGAGCCGCATCGGGACAGACTGTCGATCACGTTCACATCCATGTCATCCCAAGATACCTGGGCGACGTCGAAGATCCCCGTGGCGGTGTCCGACACGTCATTCCCGACAAAGCGAACTACCTGGCACCGCCAGCTGATTCTCAAGCCCACGACCAGGAGAACTCGGGGCCCACGTTGAGCATTGGCTATCCCGAATCGCCACTCTGGGACCAACTAGCGTGGCGAATCGTTGCAGCCAAATCGGTCGATGTACTCGTCTCGTTTGTGCAGTCGTCTGGTTTAGAAGTCATTGAAGAACGGCTTTTCGAGGCGATTGCAAACCAAGCCGTCGTACGGATCTTGGTCAGCGATTATCTCTACATCTCCGATCCGCGAGCACTCCGCACCCTGCTCGGATGGTGCGACCTGGCGACCGAAAGCGTGCCAGCTGGCCAACTGCAAGCCAAGCTGATCGAAACGGCAAAGCTCTCCTCTAGGCCCGCATCGTTTCATCCCAAGGCCTGGCGGATCGTTGAAGGAGCGAGCGACTTCATTTCCGTTGGCAGCAGCAACTTGTCGAAGCCCGCCTTGTTGACTGGTGTCGAATGGAATCTGTTGTCGAGCACCAAGGAACCGGCGACGTCGCACACCCAATTTTCGGAAGCATTCGATTCGCTGTGGGATGTCGCGTCGCCGCTAACGCCGGCCTCGGTCACCGAATATACAGCGGCAGCAAAAACGTACCACCAAACTCACGTTGTCCCGAACCAACCCGAAGCACAGGAAATTCCCAACCCTCGTCCATGGCAGCTGGAAGCGCTCAAGTCGCTTGCCCAAATCCGCGCCGCCGGGCATCGTCGAGCGCTCGTCGCCGTGGCGACAGGAATGGGAAAGACGTGGTTGGCCGCGTTGGATGCCTGCCAATATGGAATGACGATCAAGCGGCGGCCGCGAGTTTTGATCGTCGCCCACCGGGCCCACATATTGGCCCAAGCGGAAGCAGTTGTATCGCGAATGTTAGACCACCGTTTCGCGGAGGGATCGACGGCTTGGTACATCGGCGACCGCAGCGAACTTGCAGGAGAGCTGGTTGTCGCATCGGTGCAGAAACTGTCGCGTCCCGAAGGACTGCAGCGGCTGGCCGATGAGCATTTCGATTACCTGATCATGGACGAAGTACACCACGCGCACGCCCCAAGCTATCGCCGAGTTCTCGCCCAAATCCGTTGCGATTTTGCGCTCGGTTTGACCGCCACTCCGGAACGAACCGACGGGGTCGATGTCGCGACGATCTTCGACGACAACTTGGCGTATCACGCGACGATTGGCGACGGGATTTCCGAAGACGCACTCGTGCCGTTCCACTACGTCGGCATCAAAGACACCGTCGACTTTCGTCAGATTCCGTGGCGGAACGGACGTTTCGACGTCGCAGAGTTGGAGGTGCAGGTCGAGCAAAGCGAACGGATGCAGAAACTTTGGCTGGCGATGGAAAACCATCCGGCCAAACGGACCCTGGTCTTCTGTTGCTCGCGACGGCACGCGTTGTTTGCACGTGATTGGCTGAGAACAAAAGGAGTATCGGCGGCGGCTGTCTTTTCTGGCGACGGGAGCGATGCCTACGGCGAATCGCTCGACCAGCTGCGTGATGGAAAGCTGCAAGCGTTGTGTGTTGTCGACATGTTCAACGAGGGACTCGACATTCCCGCGGTCGACCGCGTCGTGATGCTCCGTCCCACCGAATCAAAAATCATTTTCTTGCAACAACTGGGCCGTGGGCTCCGCGCGGCCGAGGGGAAGTCGCGTCTGCTGGTCCTCGATTTTGTCGGCAACCATCGCATCTTCGCTCAACGCATCGTCCACCTATTGTCGCTCCAATCGGGATGTGACCAATGGCAATCGCTCAGAGATTGGCTGGCCGGCAAACCGCTCCAGCTGCCCGAAGGTTGCCTGTTGGATGTTGAGCTCGATGCCAAGGACATGCTCAAAGAGTTTCTTCCTCAGGGAAGGACCGCGGCGATCGAAGGCTACCGGGGGCTTCGCGATGAACTCGGACGCCGCCCCACGGCGATGGAGGTGTTCAGCCGTGGTTATCTGCCGCGTGCGATCAGCGCCGCCGAGGGAAGCTGGTTCGAATTTGTTCATGCGGAAGAGGACCTCGATCCCGACGAAGCCGAAGTCGTATCGCGGTTTACCGACTGGCTGAAGACGCTCGAAACGACCAACCTTAACAAGTCGTACAAGATGGTTGTGCTGAGAGTCCTTCTGGACAGCGGTCAATTGTTTGCGGGTGTCGACCTCTTCGATTTTGCAAAACAGTGCCGTTCGTATATGCAGCGGCACGACGTACTCCGCCGCGATCTTGAGGGAACGCAGCATGCGATCGATCACGATAAGGCGACCGATCAAGAGTGGGCCAAGTGGTGGATCAAATGGCCGATCTCGCGTTGGCTCGCACCACAAAACAACGCTGTCTGGTTCAAACGCTCCGGCGACCGATTTGAAACGACGATCGACTGTCCCGTCCACGTGCGAGCTGCTCTCGAATCGATGACGGAAGAACTTGTCGATTGGCGGCTTGCAGCCTATACGCGGAGCCGACGTCTGACTGCAACCGAATCTCCAGAACACATCGTATTCGAAGCCAAGGTCTCGCACGCCAGCGGACGGCCCATCCTGTTTCTGCCCGACAAATCGAAGGTCCCCGGCCGCCCTGTTGGCCCGACGCCAATGCAGCTGCCCGACGGAGCGATGTGGGAATTTAAGATGGTCAAGATCGCATGCAACGTTGCAGCACCGGCAGGCGAGACGAAGAACCAATTGGGAGAGTTATTGAAATCATGGTTTGGTCCCGACGCCGGATTGCCAGGGACCAACTTCCGCGTGCTGTTCAAAAGTCAGAACGGAAGATGGTCGGTAGCACCATGCGACGTCGAAGCAACAGATGCGAGTGAACCGGCCACGACGGAGTCTTCGGAGATTCCGCAAATCTTGCCGGAGATTTCCGATCCCAAAAAATTCACCACGCACGCGCCGGTCTACGATCTTTCCGTCGCTGCGGGGCAATGGGGCCCCGAGGGTGTCCCGGCAGAGATCGGTTGGATCGCCGTCGACGATCGGCGGCTGGAAAAGGGAATGTTTGCCGCTCATGTGATCGGCCACTCGATGGAGCCTGTCATTCCCAACGACGCTTGGTGCTTGTTCCGCCCGATCACTCCCGGCACGCGCGAAGGTAAACTCCTGCTGGTGCAAGTCAACACGCATCTCGATCCCGAGGAGGGTGGTCGATACACCGTGAAACGCTACCACTCGACAAAGCGCGTCGACGAGGATGGTTGGCAACACACAACGATCCAGCTGCAACCACTCAATCCCGACTACAAACCAATCGACATAACGCCAGAAGATGCCGAGGATCTACGAGTCATCGGCGAGTTCATCTGCGTCATCGATCCGGCGCAGGGAACTTGA
- a CDS encoding SDR family NAD(P)-dependent oxidoreductase, giving the protein MDLGLKNKLAVITGSTSGIGQAIAKSLLDEGATVVINGRSQTSLARATKELGGGDSLHGVAADVSTADGCAALVAAAEAIAPIDILINNAGIFEPKPFAEISDEDWQRFYEVNVMSGVRMSRAVMGSMQQRGWGRIVFISSESAINIPTEMVHYGMTKTAQLSISRGLAKTLKDTGVTVNCVLPGPTWSEGVEQFVESLAGEQDIEQVKRDFFRDSRGGSLIQRFASVEEVASLVSYVVSQRASATTGAALRCDGGLVDTCF; this is encoded by the coding sequence ATGGATTTGGGACTCAAGAACAAGCTCGCCGTGATCACCGGATCGACCTCGGGGATTGGCCAAGCGATCGCCAAGTCGCTGTTGGACGAGGGGGCGACGGTGGTGATCAACGGCCGCAGCCAAACTTCGCTCGCCCGGGCGACCAAGGAGCTCGGCGGCGGCGATTCGCTGCATGGCGTCGCGGCGGACGTCTCGACAGCTGACGGGTGCGCGGCACTGGTCGCCGCAGCTGAAGCGATCGCGCCGATCGACATCCTGATCAACAACGCGGGGATCTTTGAACCGAAGCCGTTTGCGGAGATCAGCGACGAGGATTGGCAGCGGTTCTACGAAGTCAACGTGATGAGTGGCGTGCGGATGAGCCGCGCGGTGATGGGATCGATGCAGCAGCGGGGCTGGGGCCGGATCGTTTTCATTTCCAGCGAATCGGCGATCAACATCCCGACCGAAATGGTTCACTACGGAATGACCAAAACCGCTCAACTGTCGATCTCCCGCGGCTTGGCCAAGACGCTCAAAGACACCGGCGTGACCGTCAACTGCGTCCTCCCCGGGCCGACGTGGAGCGAAGGGGTGGAACAGTTTGTCGAGAGCTTGGCGGGCGAGCAGGACATCGAACAGGTCAAGCGTGACTTCTTTCGCGACTCCCGCGGCGGATCGTTGATCCAACGCTTTGCGAGCGTCGAAGAAGTGGCATCGCTTGTCAGCTACGTCGTCAGCCAACGCGCCTCAGCGACCACCGGCGCCGCCCTCCGCTGCGACGGCGGCCTCGTCGACACCTGCTTCTAA
- a CDS encoding 3-keto-disaccharide hydrolase, with protein MNRLTRNTAVAAFSIFAALCSTVAVTAEENKSSGDEAAWISLFDGKSMEGWEKVGSDGSKWEVKEGAIWGSGTPSMLVNTTGPYKNFRYRAEVKINDGGNSGLYFRTTRRPGFSDGYEAQIDSTHTDPIRTGSLYGFCHVYPQLVKPGTWFTYEIEVRDDVWRGREMTRIKITVDGNELYEYLDFEKTYGPGHFAFQQHDPGSTVAIRQAEVQPLAD; from the coding sequence ATGAACCGCCTCACACGAAACACCGCCGTTGCCGCTTTTTCGATTTTTGCCGCGCTCTGCAGCACCGTCGCTGTGACCGCCGAAGAGAACAAATCGAGCGGCGACGAAGCGGCTTGGATCTCGCTGTTCGATGGCAAGTCGATGGAGGGCTGGGAGAAGGTCGGTTCGGACGGCAGCAAATGGGAAGTCAAAGAGGGAGCGATTTGGGGATCGGGAACGCCTTCGATGCTGGTCAACACAACCGGCCCCTACAAAAACTTCCGCTATCGCGCCGAGGTGAAGATCAACGACGGCGGCAACTCGGGCCTCTACTTCCGCACCACGCGGCGGCCCGGATTCTCCGACGGCTACGAAGCTCAAATCGACAGCACCCACACCGACCCGATCCGCACCGGATCGCTCTACGGTTTCTGCCACGTCTATCCACAATTGGTTAAACCGGGAACCTGGTTCACCTATGAGATCGAAGTTCGCGACGACGTCTGGCGCGGCCGCGAGATGACTCGCATCAAGATCACCGTCGACGGGAACGAGCTGTACGAATACCTCGACTTTGAAAAGACCTACGGCCCCGGCCACTTCGCCTTCCAACAGCACGACCCGGGCAGTACCGTCGCGATCCGCCAAGCCGAAGTCCAACCGCTAGCCGACTGA
- a CDS encoding carboxymuconolactone decarboxylase family protein, translated as MPRLKTIGPNEAQPPLKEIYDDLTSQMGKVVNIFQGMGNSPAALKAYLSMSAALAEGDLSPEDREIIYLAVSEQNGCHYCVSAHAMLAKRVGLADDAIRAARQFQSSDPKHESLLTFVRRVIASKGFVSDEELQAVKSAGYSDGQIAEAVGYIGLATFSNLFNHVNGTELDFPAAEKI; from the coding sequence ATGCCACGTCTAAAAACCATCGGCCCCAACGAAGCTCAGCCACCGCTGAAGGAAATCTATGACGATTTGACATCCCAGATGGGAAAGGTCGTCAACATTTTCCAAGGTATGGGAAACAGTCCCGCCGCTTTGAAAGCCTATCTGTCGATGTCCGCCGCGCTGGCCGAAGGCGATCTCTCGCCGGAGGATCGCGAGATCATCTACTTGGCGGTCAGCGAGCAGAACGGTTGCCACTACTGCGTCTCGGCGCATGCGATGTTGGCCAAGCGGGTTGGTCTAGCTGACGACGCGATCCGCGCCGCCCGCCAGTTCCAATCGAGCGACCCTAAGCACGAATCGCTACTAACCTTCGTCCGCCGCGTGATCGCCAGCAAGGGATTTGTCAGCGACGAGGAACTGCAGGCTGTCAAATCAGCCGGCTACAGCGATGGGCAAATCGCCGAAGCCGTCGGCTACATCGGCTTAGCCACGTTCTCGAACCTGTTCAACCACGTCAACGGCACCGAACTCGACTTCCCCGCCGCCGAAAAGATTTAA